Proteins from a genomic interval of Dama dama isolate Ldn47 chromosome 1, ASM3311817v1, whole genome shotgun sequence:
- the CHRNA10 gene encoding neuronal acetylcholine receptor subunit alpha-10 — protein sequence MGPGSHHLSLGPSVSSLGLLLLLPLLPECLGAEGRLAHKLFRDLFANYTSALRPVADTDQALNVTLEVTLSQIIDMDERNQVLTLYLWIRQEWTDAYLRWDPDTYGGLDAIRIPSSLVWRPDIVLYNKADAQAPASASTNVVLRHDGAVRWDSPAITRSSCRVDVSAFPFDAQRCGLTFGSWTHGGHQLDVRPRGAAASLADFVENVEWRVLGMPARRRVLTYGCCSEPYPDVTFTLLLRRRAAAYVCNLLLPCVLISLLAPLAFHLPADSGEKVSLGVTVLLALTVFQLILAESMPPAESVPLIGKYYMATMTMVTFSTALTILIMNLHYCGPSARPVPAWARALLLGRLARGLCVRERGERCGQSRPPESSPSPQPPDRGTGPPAGPCQEPRCLCRQEALLHHVATIANAFHSHRAAQRRHEDWKRLARVMDRFFLGIFFSMALVMSLLVLMQAL from the exons ATGGGCCCCGGCAGCCACCACCTCAGCCTCGGCCCCTCTGTCTCCAGCCTGGGCCTTCTGCTCCTGCTCCCACTCCTTCCAG AGTGCTTGGGAGCCGAGGGCAGGCTGGCACACAAGCTGTTCCGAGACCTCTTTGCCAACTACACAAGTGCCCTGAGACCTGTGGCAGACACAGACCAGGCCCTGAATGTCACCCTGGAGGTGACACTGTCCCAGATCATCGATATG GATGAGCGGAATCAGGTGCTGACTCTGTACCTGTGGATCCGACAGGAGTGGACAGATGCCTACCTACGATGGGACCCCGACACCTATGGTGGTCTGGATGCCATCCGCATCCCCAGCAGTCTCGTGTGGCGGCCGGACATCGTACTCTATAACAA GGCGGATGCGCAGGCCCCGGCCTCTGCCAGCACCAACGTGGTCCTGCGGCACGACGGCGCCGTGCGCTGGGACTCTCCGGCCATCACGCGCAGTTCCTGCCGCGTGGACGTGTCGGCCTTCCCGTTCGACGCGCAGCGCTGCGGCCTGACCTTCGGCTCGTGGACACACGGCGGGCACCAACTGGATGTTCGGCCGCGCGGCGCCGCCGCCAGCCTGGCCGACTTCGTGGAGAACGTGGAGTGGCGCGTGCTGGGCATGCCGGCTCGGCGGCGCGTGCTCACCTACGGCTGCTGCTCCGAGCCCTACCCGGACGTGACCTTCACTCTGCTGCTGCGCCGCCGCGCCGCCGCCTACGTGTGCAACCTGCTGCTGCCCTGCGTGCTCATCTCGCTGCTGGCGCCGCTCGCCTTCCACCTGCCTGCGGACTCGGGCGAGAAGGTGTCGCTGGGCGTCACTGTGCTGCTGGCGCTCACCGTCTTCCAGCTGATCCTGGCCGAGAGCATGCCGCCGGCCGAGAGCGTGCCCCTCATCG GAAAGTACTACATGGCCACCATGACCATGGTCACCTTCTCCACGGCGCTTACCATCCTTATCATGAACCTGCATTACTGTGGTCCTAGTGCCCGCCCCGTGCCAGCCTGGGCTCGGGCCCTCCTGCTAGGACGCCTGGCACGGGGCCTGTGTGTGCGGGAACGAGGGGAGCGCTGTGGGCAGTCTAGACCACCTGAGTCATCCCCCAGCCCTCAGCCTCCTGACAGAGGCACTGGCCCCCCAGCAGGCCCCTGCCAGGAGCCTCGGTGTCTGTGCCGTCAGGAAGCCCTGCTGCATCACGTGGCCACCATCGCCAACGCCTTCCACAGCCACCGGGCCGCCCAGCGCCGCCATGAGGACTGGAAGCGCCTGGCCCGTGTCATGGACCGTTTCTTCCTGGGCATCTTCTTCTCCATGGCTCTGGTCATGAGCCTTCTGGTGCTGATGCAGGCCCTCTGA
- the ART1 gene encoding GPI-linked NAD(P)(+)--arginine ADP-ribosyltransferase 1 yields the protein MQSPAIISLLLVSMGLMEELQAQSHPVIRRDLLSREMPLDMALASFDDQYAGCAAAMAAALPDLNRTEFQANKVYADGWVQASSQWRERQAWGPEWGVSPTRLLPPLGFREEHGVALLAYTANSPLHKEFNAAVREAGRSRAHYLQHFSFKTLHFLLTEALQLLSSSQRPPQCHQVFRGVQGLRFRPAGPGATVRLGGFASASLQNAAAQHFGEDTFFGIWTCLGAPIKGYSFFPGEEEVLIPPFETFQVINASRPAQGPSRIYLRAVGKRSTYNCEYIKDKQCKSERCRLDSSAMGQRPIPAVWSLLLLLWFLVGEVFPESPGLL from the exons ATGCAGAGCCCTGCCATCATATCTCTGTTGCTTGTGTCCATGGGCCTCATGGAAGAACTCCAG GCCCAGAGCCACCCCGTCATACGACGAGACCTCCTCTCTCGAGAAATGCCCCTAGACATGGCCCTGGCCTCCTTTGATGACCAGTATGCTGGCTGTGCCGCAGCCATGGCGGCTGCTCTCCCGGATCTCAACCGCACAGAGTTTCAGGCCAACAAAGTGTACGCTGATGGCTGGGTGCAGGCAAGCAGCCAGTGGCGGGAGCGCCAGGCCTGGGGGCCCGAGTGGGGCGTCAGCCCTACCCGTCTGCTCCCCCCCCTGGGCTTCCGAGAAGAGCATGGGGTGGCCCTCCTGGCTTACACGGCCAACAGCCCCTTGCACAAAGAATTCAACGCAGCCGTGCGTGAGGCGGGTCGCTCCCGGGCCCACTACCTCCAGCACTTTTCCTTTAAGACACTTCACTTCCTGCTGACCGAAGCCCTGCAGCTGCTGAGCAGCAGCCAGCGTCCACCCCAGTGCCACCAGGTGTTCCGAGGGGTGCAGGGCCTGCGCTTCCGGCCAGCGGGGCCTGGGGCCACTGTCAGGCTGGGGGGCTTTGCCTCTGCGTCCCTGCAGAATGCTGCGGCCCAGCACTTTGGGGAAGACACTTTCTTTGGCATCTGGACCTGCCTTGGGGCCCCCATCAAGGGCTACTCCTTCtttcctggggaggaggaggtgctGATCCCTCCCTTCGAGACCTTCCAGGTGATCAACGCCAGCAGGCCGGCCCAGGGCCCCTCTCGTATCTACCTCCGGGCCGTGGGCAAGCGCAGCACATATAACTGCGAGTACATCAAAG ACAAACAGTGCAAGTCTGAGCGCTGCCGTCTGGATAGCTCAG CCATGGGTCAGAGGCCCATTCCTGCAGTCTGGTCCCTTCTACTGCTGCTCTGGTTCCTCGTTGGGGAGGTCTTTCCAGAGAGTCCGGGCCTCCTCTAA